Within the Leisingera thetidis genome, the region CCCAATAGCTTTCTCCGAGTGGTCATGTTGTCCTCCCTTTGACCTTATCATTTGCCGGATATCCGCGTTCGCAACTTTGCTGCGGATTCCGGCAATAATCTTTATGTTTCTGCTGTCAGAGCCCCGTCAAAGGTTCGTTTTACGAACCGCTTGCTTTCCTGCTATTAGGTGCGTTTGTAACCATCAACAGCAGATTATGCATTTTTCACTCATGAAATCTGCCTTCTGGTGATGCCGCAGGCAAATGTTCCGATTGATATGTTACGCAGACCCCCGCATTCGCATTCAAATTGATACATATGGAAACCGGTGCAAGGCAACAACAATCATCCGTTTACTCCATCTCGCGTCATTCCGCTCCAGTCAAAGCCAGCGCAACAGGTGCCAGCCCGTCAATCCCGCCACGGATCCGGTCGCCGCTGCGCACCGGACCGACCCCTGCAGGTGTGCCGGTCAGAATCAGATCTCCCGGCCGCAGGTGATAGAACCCGGACAAGTGGCAGATAATTTCCTCCACGGACCAGATCATCTCCTCCAGCGCGGCGTCCTGCCTGGCCTCACCGTTCACCTCCAGCCAGATCCGCTGCCCGGACGGCCCGCTCCAATCCGCCGCCCGTGTCAGCGGCGCAAACACCGTGCCGTTTTCAAGATCCTTGCCTAGATCCCAGGGCCGCTGCTTCTGCCGTTCGCGGATCTGCAGATCGCGCCGGGTCATGTCCAGCGCGCAGCCATAGCCGAAGACCGCAGCCCGCACCTGCTCGGGCGGTGCCTGGAACACTGGTGCCCCGATGGCCACTGCCAGCTCCATCTCGTAATGGAAATTCTCCGTGCCGGGCGGATAGGGAACTTCGGCACCTGACAGCACCCCGTTGACCGCTGCCTTGGTGAAATAGAACGGCGCCTCCCTGTCCACCTCATTGCCCATCTCTGCGG harbors:
- a CDS encoding fumarylacetoacetate hydrolase family protein, which translates into the protein MGEVLFALTETPVIPIAGEAAGYPVGRIFCVGRNYAAHAAEMGNEVDREAPFYFTKAAVNGVLSGAEVPYPPGTENFHYEMELAVAIGAPVFQAPPEQVRAAVFGYGCALDMTRRDLQIRERQKQRPWDLGKDLENGTVFAPLTRAADWSGPSGQRIWLEVNGEARQDAALEEMIWSVEEIICHLSGFYHLRPGDLILTGTPAGVGPVRSGDRIRGGIDGLAPVALALTGAE